From Micromonospora echinospora, one genomic window encodes:
- a CDS encoding acetyl-CoA C-acetyltransferase, with amino-acid sequence MTTEAFIYDALRTPRGRGKPSGSLHGVKPVSLVTGLIEETLRRMPGLDPALIDDIVLGVVSPLGDQGAVIAKTAAVAAGLPDTVAGVQLNRFCASGLEAVNTAAQKVRSGWEDLVLAGGVESMSRIPMGSDGGAWALDPETNFITGFVPQGISADLIATIGGYDRDAVDGYALQSQARAAKAWANGYFNRSVVPVRDRNGLTVLDRDEHIRLDSTAEGLAALRPSFSGIGEQAGFDAVALQKYHWIERINHVHTAGNSSGIVDGASLVAVGSEAVGAAAGITPRARVVATAISGADPTIMLTGPAPAARKALAKAGLGVEDLDLVEINEAFAAVVLRFVADLGLSMDIVNVNGGAIAMGHPLGATGAMILGTLVDELERRGGRYGLATLCAGGGMGIATVIERI; translated from the coding sequence ATGACGACCGAGGCGTTCATCTACGACGCGCTGCGCACACCGCGCGGCCGAGGGAAGCCGAGCGGATCGCTGCACGGGGTTAAGCCGGTTTCGCTCGTCACCGGTCTGATCGAGGAGACCCTGCGGCGGATGCCCGGTCTGGATCCGGCACTGATCGACGACATCGTGCTCGGGGTGGTGTCCCCGCTGGGTGACCAGGGCGCCGTCATCGCCAAGACGGCTGCCGTCGCCGCCGGCCTGCCCGACACGGTGGCCGGCGTCCAGCTCAACCGCTTCTGCGCCTCGGGCCTGGAGGCGGTGAACACCGCCGCGCAGAAGGTGCGTTCGGGCTGGGAGGATCTCGTCCTCGCCGGCGGCGTCGAATCGATGTCCCGGATCCCGATGGGGTCCGACGGCGGAGCGTGGGCGTTGGATCCGGAGACCAACTTCATCACCGGCTTCGTGCCGCAGGGCATCAGCGCGGACCTCATCGCGACCATCGGGGGCTATGACCGCGACGCGGTCGACGGCTACGCGCTGCAGTCGCAGGCCCGGGCCGCGAAGGCGTGGGCCAACGGCTACTTCAACCGCTCGGTGGTACCCGTGCGGGACCGCAACGGACTGACCGTTCTCGACCGCGACGAGCACATCCGGCTGGACTCGACCGCCGAGGGCCTCGCCGCGCTCCGTCCCTCGTTCTCGGGCATCGGAGAGCAGGCCGGATTCGACGCGGTCGCGCTTCAGAAGTACCACTGGATCGAGCGGATCAACCACGTCCACACGGCGGGCAACTCGTCCGGCATCGTCGACGGCGCCTCGTTGGTGGCCGTCGGCAGCGAGGCGGTCGGCGCGGCCGCCGGTATCACCCCACGAGCCCGCGTCGTCGCCACCGCGATCAGCGGCGCCGATCCGACGATCATGCTCACCGGCCCGGCCCCGGCCGCGCGCAAGGCACTGGCCAAGGCCGGCCTCGGCGTCGAGGACCTCGACCTGGTGGAGATCAACGAGGCGTTCGCGGCCGTGGTCCTGCGGTTCGTGGCCGACCTGGGCCTGAGCATGGACATCGTCAACGTCAACGGCGGCGCGATCGCGATGGGACACCCGCTGGGGGCGACCGGAGCCATGATCCTCGGCACGCTCGTCGACGAGTTGGAGCGACGCGGTGGTCGCTACGGGCTCGCCACGCTCTGCGCCGGCGGCGGCATGGGCATCGCGACCGTCATCGAACGAATCTGA
- a CDS encoding GntR family transcriptional regulator translates to MASLLRDRIMSGQLRPGERIRLEEVAQETGLSITPVREALLMLRAEDMVELQPRRGHVVAPLSRQDIMDMFGLQGDVAGELAARVAVTITPDQLDDLRQQHERLRRAAQARQISRVEQLEFEFHRSINRLADARKLSWLLRTATRYTPSRFYAANPEWRAGMVADHEALLSALEARDPVAVRPVMARHFTDGAERLIKHLDGLGVWNG, encoded by the coding sequence GTGGCGAGTCTGTTGCGTGACCGGATCATGTCCGGCCAGCTGCGTCCCGGTGAGCGGATCCGGCTCGAGGAGGTCGCCCAGGAGACCGGGCTGAGCATCACGCCGGTGCGCGAGGCCCTGCTGATGCTGCGCGCGGAGGACATGGTCGAGCTGCAGCCCCGCCGCGGTCACGTGGTCGCGCCGCTGTCCAGGCAGGACATCATGGACATGTTCGGCCTGCAGGGCGACGTCGCCGGTGAGCTCGCCGCCCGGGTCGCCGTCACCATCACGCCGGACCAGCTCGACGACCTGCGGCAGCAGCACGAACGGCTGCGTCGGGCCGCCCAGGCCAGGCAGATCAGCCGGGTCGAACAGCTCGAGTTCGAGTTCCACCGCAGCATCAACCGGCTGGCCGACGCCCGCAAGCTGTCCTGGCTGCTGCGGACCGCGACGCGCTACACGCCGTCGCGGTTCTACGCGGCCAACCCCGAGTGGCGGGCGGGCATGGTCGCCGATCACGAGGCCCTGCTCAGCGCGCTCGAGGCCCGCGACCCGGTCGCCGTCCGGCCGGTCATGGCCCGCCACTTCACCGATGGTGCCGAGCGGTTGATCAAGCATCTCGACGGTCTGGGGGTGTGGAACGGTTGA
- a CDS encoding LLM class F420-dependent oxidoreductase — MRIATPLAYATDPRSGADAVAAWEQDGLDVVWVSEAYGFDAPTIMGYLAAKTTRMQIGSAILPIYSRTPALLAQTAAGLDAISGGRAILGLGASGPQVIEGWHGVAYDRPLTRTREVIRICRQVWRRETLVHDGIYQLPLPAGEGTGLGKPLKILTHPVRDRIPIHVASLGDKNVRMTAELADGWLPFLFDPERAADVWGAALAAGRAKRPGDLGPLEIVAGGPLAIGPDVTGLRDLARPLIALYVGGMGAKGRNFYHDLLCRYGYAAEADHIQDLYLAGRKTEAAAAVPAELLERTSLIGPESYVRDRVQAYRDAGVTILNVTPLGPEPQRLIATVKDMAR; from the coding sequence ATGCGTATCGCGACACCGCTGGCCTATGCCACGGACCCCAGGAGCGGCGCGGACGCCGTGGCCGCCTGGGAACAGGACGGCCTCGACGTGGTCTGGGTGTCGGAGGCCTACGGCTTCGACGCGCCGACCATCATGGGCTACCTCGCCGCGAAGACCACCCGGATGCAGATCGGCTCCGCCATCCTGCCCATCTACTCCCGGACCCCGGCGCTGCTGGCACAGACCGCGGCCGGCCTGGACGCGATCTCGGGCGGCCGCGCGATCCTCGGCCTGGGCGCGTCCGGACCACAGGTGATCGAGGGATGGCACGGCGTCGCCTACGACCGGCCGCTCACCCGGACGCGCGAGGTGATCCGGATCTGCCGGCAGGTGTGGCGACGCGAGACGCTGGTCCATGACGGCATCTACCAGCTGCCGCTGCCCGCCGGGGAAGGCACCGGCCTCGGCAAGCCGCTGAAGATCCTCACCCACCCGGTCCGCGACCGCATCCCGATCCACGTGGCGAGCCTGGGCGACAAGAACGTACGGATGACCGCCGAGCTCGCCGACGGGTGGCTGCCGTTCCTCTTCGACCCCGAGCGTGCGGCCGATGTCTGGGGTGCCGCGTTGGCGGCCGGCCGGGCCAAGCGGCCCGGCGATCTCGGGCCGCTCGAGATCGTGGCCGGCGGTCCGCTGGCCATCGGCCCGGACGTGACCGGCCTGCGCGACCTCGCCCGGCCGCTGATCGCCCTGTACGTCGGCGGTATGGGCGCCAAGGGCCGCAACTTCTACCACGACCTGCTGTGCCGCTACGGCTACGCCGCCGAGGCGGACCATATCCAGGACCTCTACCTGGCTGGCCGTAAGACGGAGGCAGCTGCGGCGGTGCCGGCGGAGCTATTGGAACGTACCAGCCTCATCGGGCCGGAGAGCTACGTGCGGGACCGCGTCCAGGCCTATCGCGACGCCGGCGTCACGATCCTCAACGTCACGCCGCTGGGTCCCGAACCGCAGCGCCTCATCGCCACCGTCAAGGACATGGCCCGGTAG
- a CDS encoding aldehyde dehydrogenase family protein: MTSLVEHPRRLHVVDPITGESRADHDIADEAAVRTAVQHARDAAHWWASLDARHRRRHLLAYKALVASRIDELADLVRSETGKTVAGAQLEVMLAVEHLDWAARHARRVLRRRAVSSGLLAFNQASSVEYVPYGVVGVIGPWNYPVYTPMGAISHALAAGNAVVFKPSEFTSGVGAWLAQRWSELLPDRPVLQVVTGDGTTGAALCRAAVDKIAFTGSAATGRAVMAACAESLIPVVIEGGGKDALIVTADADLDAAAQAAVFGGLGNAGQTCAGVERVYVEQAVYEPFLAKLADLVRQVRPGAEPDAPYGPMSTPAQPGVVLSHITDAIDRGARAVVGDASSVRPPFVEPVLLAEVPEDSTAVTDETFGPVLVVNPVADADEALRRTNATTYGLSGSIFTRHRRRGLALAARLRAGAVSVNSVLGYAGVPSLPFGGVGDSGFGRVHGADGLREFSRPRSVTWQRFRPPIDVMTLQPAASAMRASLAMFKWRHGRR, from the coding sequence ATGACGTCCCTCGTCGAGCACCCCCGCCGGCTCCACGTCGTCGACCCGATAACCGGCGAGTCCCGCGCCGACCACGACATAGCCGACGAAGCCGCGGTCCGCACCGCCGTCCAACACGCGCGCGACGCCGCACACTGGTGGGCCAGCCTGGACGCCCGGCACCGCCGGCGTCATCTGCTCGCGTACAAGGCACTCGTCGCGAGCCGCATCGACGAGCTGGCCGACCTCGTCCGGAGCGAGACCGGCAAGACGGTCGCGGGGGCCCAGCTGGAGGTGATGCTCGCCGTCGAGCACCTGGACTGGGCCGCCCGACACGCCCGGCGGGTGCTGAGACGGCGGGCGGTCTCCTCCGGCCTGCTCGCGTTCAACCAGGCCAGCTCCGTGGAGTACGTGCCGTACGGTGTCGTCGGTGTGATCGGGCCGTGGAACTACCCCGTCTACACGCCGATGGGGGCGATATCCCATGCGTTGGCGGCCGGCAACGCGGTGGTGTTCAAGCCCAGCGAGTTCACCTCGGGCGTCGGTGCGTGGCTGGCGCAGCGCTGGAGTGAACTGCTTCCCGACCGACCGGTCCTCCAGGTCGTCACCGGTGACGGCACGACCGGGGCCGCGCTGTGCCGCGCTGCCGTCGACAAGATCGCGTTCACCGGATCGGCCGCGACGGGGCGTGCGGTCATGGCCGCCTGCGCCGAGAGCCTGATCCCCGTCGTGATCGAGGGCGGAGGCAAGGACGCGCTCATCGTCACGGCCGACGCCGACCTCGACGCGGCTGCCCAGGCGGCTGTGTTCGGCGGCCTGGGTAACGCCGGGCAGACATGCGCCGGAGTCGAGCGCGTCTACGTCGAGCAGGCCGTGTACGAGCCGTTCCTGGCCAAACTGGCCGATCTGGTGCGGCAGGTCCGGCCGGGTGCCGAGCCGGACGCGCCGTACGGGCCGATGAGCACACCGGCCCAGCCCGGCGTCGTGCTGAGCCACATCACCGACGCGATCGACCGGGGCGCCCGGGCGGTGGTCGGTGACGCGAGTTCGGTGCGGCCCCCGTTCGTCGAGCCGGTGCTGCTGGCCGAGGTTCCCGAGGACAGCACGGCGGTCACCGACGAGACGTTCGGGCCGGTGCTGGTGGTCAATCCGGTGGCCGACGCCGACGAGGCGCTGCGCCGGACGAACGCGACCACCTACGGGCTCTCCGGCTCGATCTTCACGCGGCATCGCCGTCGCGGACTGGCGCTCGCCGCACGGCTGCGGGCGGGTGCGGTGTCGGTCAACTCGGTGCTCGGGTACGCCGGCGTGCCGTCACTGCCCTTCGGCGGCGTCGGCGACTCGGGTTTCGGACGGGTCCACGGCGCGGACGGTCTGCGCGAGTTCAGCCGGCCCCGGTCGGTCACGTGGCAGCGGTTCCGGCCACCGATCGACGTGATGACGTTGCAGCCGGCCGCTTCCGCCATGCGGGCCTCGTTGGCGATGTTCAAGTGGCGTCATGGTCGCCGGTGA
- a CDS encoding acyl-CoA dehydrogenase family protein produces the protein MEWSDEQRSLVAAVQDFCRREAGTREQRQKLTNGGRETHSPELYRKMADLGWLGLSLPEEFDGGGAGMVELCLFLEETARAMAPIGGFTTSIIVAATYQRFGSPEQKKLILGGVARGVIEAVAMSEPEAGSDVANLSCRAERRDDGFVINGQKTWCSNAHLAEHILLVARTSGRAGDHDGLTMFLVPATAPGLTISGIETMGGREVNDLYFADCVLPADAVVGQVDHGWRQLMAGLNMERLILASAMLGTAQRAFDDVVDYVRNRRQFRRPIGSFQVIRHRLADLATEIECARLLVYHTAAQVDRSPDTVLPRESSMAKLKATETARRVALDAMQMMGGYGYATEFDMERLVRSSIVSTVYGGTSEIQREIIAKTYGLSDQLR, from the coding sequence GTGGAATGGAGCGACGAGCAACGATCACTTGTCGCGGCCGTGCAGGACTTCTGCCGCCGCGAGGCCGGAACCCGTGAGCAGCGGCAGAAACTGACCAACGGCGGACGGGAGACCCACAGCCCGGAGCTGTACCGCAAGATGGCCGACCTCGGCTGGCTGGGCCTGTCGCTGCCGGAGGAGTTCGACGGCGGCGGCGCGGGCATGGTGGAGCTGTGCCTCTTCCTGGAGGAGACCGCCAGAGCGATGGCGCCGATCGGCGGCTTCACCACGTCGATCATCGTCGCCGCCACCTACCAGCGCTTCGGTTCACCGGAACAGAAGAAGCTCATCCTGGGTGGGGTGGCCCGCGGGGTCATCGAGGCGGTCGCGATGTCCGAGCCCGAGGCCGGCTCGGACGTGGCCAACCTGAGCTGCCGCGCCGAACGCCGGGACGACGGGTTCGTGATCAACGGCCAGAAGACCTGGTGTTCCAACGCCCATCTCGCCGAGCACATCCTGCTGGTCGCCCGTACATCGGGCCGGGCCGGCGACCACGACGGCCTGACCATGTTCCTGGTCCCCGCCACGGCACCCGGACTGACCATCTCCGGTATCGAGACCATGGGCGGCCGCGAGGTAAACGACCTCTACTTCGCCGACTGCGTGCTGCCCGCCGACGCCGTGGTCGGCCAGGTCGACCACGGCTGGCGGCAGTTGATGGCCGGGCTCAACATGGAACGGCTGATCCTCGCCAGCGCGATGCTCGGCACCGCGCAGCGCGCGTTCGACGACGTCGTGGACTACGTCAGGAACCGGCGCCAGTTCCGCCGGCCGATCGGGTCGTTCCAGGTGATCCGGCACCGCCTGGCCGACCTGGCCACCGAGATCGAGTGCGCCCGGCTACTCGTCTACCACACCGCCGCCCAGGTCGACCGGTCGCCGGACACCGTGCTACCCCGGGAGAGCTCGATGGCGAAACTCAAGGCCACCGAGACCGCCCGCCGGGTCGCCCTGGATGCGATGCAGATGATGGGCGGTTACGGGTACGCGACCGAGTTCGACATGGAGCGCCTGGTCCGCTCCTCGATCGTGTCCACCGTCTACGGCGGCACCAGCGAGATCCAGCGCGAGATCATCGCGAAGACCTACGGACTGTCCGACCAGTTGCGGTGA
- a CDS encoding enoyl-CoA hydratase-related protein — translation MSLSVLEAEPAGCGLRATTRAGVRTIWFDRPDQRNTMTLDMFRDYYAALRAADADPQVRAIVVTGAGDWFCAGADPEALQALLDERHRDRLMDEFGFAPHLPMTLGTPIVAAVNGGAAGLGLVHALYADVRFLSAQARLSTAFSRLGLIAEYGSAWLLPRLVGVGNALDLLVSGRKIDAAEAFRIGLAQRVLPRDEVLAEAQAYAAALAAHCSPASMAVIRRQVWSGLETGAAEAAADAGRLMAASLAGADFGEALASQLEGRAPRFAARAGA, via the coding sequence ATGAGCTTGTCCGTGCTTGAGGCCGAACCGGCCGGTTGTGGTTTGCGGGCCACCACCCGCGCCGGAGTCCGCACCATCTGGTTCGACCGGCCCGACCAGCGGAACACGATGACCCTGGACATGTTCCGCGACTACTACGCGGCACTGCGGGCCGCCGACGCGGATCCGCAGGTGCGGGCGATCGTGGTGACCGGCGCGGGCGACTGGTTCTGCGCGGGCGCCGACCCGGAGGCGCTGCAGGCGCTGCTCGACGAGCGCCACCGCGACCGGCTCATGGACGAGTTCGGCTTCGCACCACATCTGCCGATGACGCTGGGAACGCCGATCGTCGCGGCGGTCAACGGCGGTGCCGCGGGCCTCGGCCTGGTCCACGCACTGTATGCCGACGTGCGGTTCCTGTCGGCGCAGGCCCGCCTGTCCACCGCGTTCAGCCGGCTCGGCCTCATCGCCGAGTACGGCAGCGCCTGGCTACTGCCCCGGCTGGTCGGCGTGGGCAACGCGCTGGATCTGCTGGTGTCCGGCCGCAAGATCGACGCGGCGGAGGCGTTCCGGATCGGACTGGCGCAACGGGTGCTCCCACGCGACGAGGTGCTGGCCGAGGCACAAGCCTATGCCGCCGCTCTCGCCGCGCACTGCTCGCCGGCCTCCATGGCGGTGATCCGGCGGCAGGTGTGGTCGGGCCTGGAGACCGGAGCCGCCGAGGCGGCCGCCGACGCCGGCCGGCTCATGGCCGCATCCCTCGCCGGGGCCGACTTCGGTGAGGCACTCGCCAGCCAGCTCGAGGGGCGTGCTCCCCGCTTCGCCGCCCGGGCCGGCGCATGA
- a CDS encoding 3-hydroxyacyl-CoA dehydrogenase NAD-binding domain-containing protein yields the protein MVNTIRWEYGDDGVVLLTLDHPGRSANVMNAEFGASLTATVDRLEAERGQIAGVIVTSAKKTFFAGGDLDALLRLTPADAEASEADTRLLKNTVRRLETLGRPVVAAINGSALGGGLELALGCHHRIVLDDPAIEIGFPEVTLGLLPGCGGVVRTVRLLGVADALVNWLLRGQRRRPQDALAHGLVDEIATDEAGMMDAARAWIAANPDAAQPSDRESYRIPGGTPSSPALAGQLPAMPAMLRKQLKGAPYPAPVNILAAAVEGAQVDLDTAFTIEGRYFTELATGQIAKNMIKALFFDVQTANSRDIGDGHPPLERVAVIGAGMMGAAIAYVCARAGMQVVLKDVTVEGALRGKAYSAGLLDKAVARGVSTPDQRDAILARIQATGDLADLAGVDLAIEAVFEDPALKHKVYAEIEQVAPGALIASNTSTLPITMLAEGVSTPEEFIGLHFFSPVDKMPLVEVIRGARTDEATLRRALGVVRRLRKTPIVVNDSRGFFTSRVIGTFTNEGVAMLAEGIPAATIEQASSQAGYPAPVLALMDELTLTLPRKIRQETAAATVAAGGTWQPHAADAVIDRMIDDCGRPGRSGGAGFYDYRDGKRVGLWPGLRDTFGGTNLDTPFEDLKERMLFIEAIESVRCLEEGVLVSVVDANVGSILGIGYPSWTGGVLQYINQYEGGLPGFVARARVLAERYGDRFDPPPLLVAMADRGERFE from the coding sequence ATGGTCAACACCATCCGGTGGGAGTACGGCGACGATGGCGTCGTCCTGCTCACCCTCGACCACCCCGGGCGTTCGGCGAACGTGATGAACGCCGAGTTCGGTGCGAGCCTCACGGCGACCGTGGATCGGCTCGAGGCCGAGCGCGGCCAGATCGCCGGCGTGATCGTCACCTCGGCCAAGAAGACGTTCTTCGCTGGCGGCGACCTGGACGCCCTGCTGCGGCTGACGCCGGCCGACGCCGAGGCGTCCGAGGCCGACACGCGTCTGCTCAAGAACACCGTCCGCCGGCTGGAGACACTCGGTCGTCCGGTCGTGGCCGCCATCAACGGATCGGCCCTCGGTGGCGGACTGGAACTCGCGCTGGGCTGTCACCACCGCATCGTGCTCGACGACCCGGCCATCGAGATCGGCTTTCCCGAGGTCACCCTCGGCCTGCTGCCGGGTTGCGGGGGAGTGGTACGCACCGTTCGGCTGCTGGGTGTGGCCGACGCACTGGTCAACTGGCTGCTACGTGGCCAGCGGCGCCGACCGCAGGACGCCCTCGCACACGGGCTGGTCGACGAGATCGCCACCGACGAGGCCGGCATGATGGACGCCGCCCGCGCCTGGATCGCCGCCAACCCCGACGCGGCACAGCCCTCCGACCGCGAGAGCTACCGGATTCCCGGCGGCACCCCGTCCAGCCCGGCGCTCGCCGGCCAGCTACCGGCCATGCCCGCCATGCTGCGCAAGCAGCTCAAGGGTGCGCCCTACCCCGCCCCGGTCAACATCCTCGCCGCCGCCGTCGAAGGCGCGCAGGTCGACCTGGACACCGCCTTCACCATCGAGGGGCGGTACTTCACCGAGCTGGCCACCGGTCAGATCGCCAAGAACATGATCAAAGCGCTCTTCTTCGACGTGCAGACCGCCAACTCGCGGGACATCGGTGACGGCCACCCGCCACTGGAGCGGGTGGCCGTCATCGGCGCCGGCATGATGGGCGCCGCCATCGCCTACGTGTGTGCCCGCGCCGGCATGCAGGTCGTACTCAAGGACGTGACCGTCGAGGGGGCGCTGCGGGGCAAGGCGTACTCGGCGGGCCTGCTCGACAAGGCCGTCGCCCGGGGCGTGTCCACCCCTGACCAGCGCGACGCGATCCTGGCCCGGATCCAGGCGACCGGGGACCTCGCCGACCTCGCCGGCGTCGACCTCGCCATCGAGGCGGTCTTCGAGGATCCCGCGCTCAAGCACAAGGTGTACGCCGAGATCGAGCAGGTCGCGCCGGGCGCGCTCATCGCCTCCAACACGTCCACCCTGCCCATCACCATGCTCGCCGAGGGCGTCAGCACGCCGGAGGAGTTCATCGGGCTGCACTTCTTCTCGCCGGTGGACAAGATGCCGCTGGTCGAGGTGATCCGGGGCGCGCGGACCGACGAGGCCACGCTGCGACGGGCCCTGGGCGTCGTACGTCGGCTGCGCAAGACGCCCATCGTCGTCAACGACAGCCGTGGCTTCTTCACCAGCCGGGTCATCGGGACGTTCACCAACGAGGGCGTGGCGATGCTGGCCGAGGGGATCCCGGCGGCCACGATCGAGCAGGCCAGCAGCCAGGCCGGCTACCCTGCACCGGTGCTCGCGCTGATGGACGAGCTCACCCTCACCCTGCCCCGCAAGATCCGGCAGGAGACGGCCGCGGCGACGGTCGCCGCTGGCGGCACCTGGCAGCCGCACGCCGCCGACGCGGTCATCGACCGGATGATCGACGACTGTGGCCGGCCCGGACGCTCGGGTGGCGCGGGCTTCTACGACTACCGCGACGGCAAGCGGGTCGGCCTCTGGCCGGGCCTCCGGGACACCTTCGGCGGTACGAACCTCGACACGCCCTTCGAGGACCTCAAAGAGCGGATGCTCTTCATCGAGGCGATCGAGTCGGTGCGGTGCCTCGAAGAGGGCGTGCTGGTCTCGGTGGTCGACGCCAACGTCGGTTCGATCCTGGGCATCGGCTACCCGAGCTGGACCGGCGGCGTCCTGCAGTACATCAACCAGTACGAGGGCGGATTGCCGGGCTTCGTCGCCCGCGCGCGGGTGCTCGCGGAGCGCTACGGTGACCGGTTCGACCCGCCCCCGCTGCTGGTGGCCATGGCCGACCGGGGCGAGCGGTTCGAATAG
- a CDS encoding CaiB/BaiF CoA transferase family protein, protein MSGPLAGVRVLELAGIGPGPFAAMLLADLGADVVRVDRPEPGALSAGDPRRDLLNRGKRSVVVDLKHPDGAEVVLGLADRAAIVIEGWRPGVAERLGIGPQAALERNPGLVYGRMTGWGQQGPLARAAGHDIGYIAVAGALHPIGRPGGPPQIPLNLVGDFGGGALYLVVGCLAALHVAGTTGRGQVVDAAIVDGTAHLTTMFAGLLADGAWQPERGRNLLDGGAPFYDVYATADGGHMAVGALEPQFYAELLRLLGLADADLPAQHDVAGWPVLRARFAEVFAGRTRDEWTTVFEGTDACVAPVLSLAEAQRHPHLVARATFEEHFGLRQPAVAPRLSRTPGVIGGSPPVPGADTETVLTEWGLAAHLRQWLDNGAVSQTQGAR, encoded by the coding sequence ATGAGCGGCCCGCTGGCCGGGGTCCGGGTCCTGGAGCTCGCCGGGATCGGCCCAGGACCGTTCGCGGCGATGCTGCTGGCTGACCTGGGGGCCGACGTCGTCCGGGTCGACCGCCCGGAGCCGGGCGCGCTGTCGGCCGGCGACCCGAGGCGGGACCTGCTCAACCGGGGCAAGCGGTCGGTCGTCGTGGACCTGAAGCATCCCGACGGGGCCGAGGTGGTCCTCGGACTGGCCGACCGGGCCGCGATCGTGATCGAGGGCTGGCGTCCCGGGGTGGCCGAACGGCTGGGCATCGGGCCGCAGGCCGCGCTGGAGCGCAACCCGGGCCTCGTCTACGGACGGATGACCGGATGGGGACAGCAGGGGCCGCTGGCCCGCGCCGCCGGTCACGACATCGGCTACATCGCCGTCGCCGGGGCACTCCACCCGATCGGCCGCCCGGGCGGGCCGCCTCAGATCCCGCTCAACCTCGTCGGTGACTTCGGTGGTGGCGCGCTCTACCTCGTCGTCGGCTGCCTGGCAGCGCTGCACGTGGCCGGGACCACCGGCCGCGGACAGGTCGTCGACGCCGCCATCGTCGACGGCACGGCCCACCTCACCACGATGTTCGCCGGTCTGCTCGCCGACGGCGCCTGGCAACCCGAGCGTGGCCGCAACCTGCTCGACGGCGGGGCACCGTTCTACGACGTCTACGCGACCGCCGACGGCGGGCACATGGCCGTCGGCGCGCTGGAACCCCAGTTCTACGCCGAGCTGCTGCGGCTGCTCGGGCTGGCCGACGCGGACCTGCCGGCCCAGCACGACGTCGCCGGGTGGCCGGTGCTCCGCGCGCGTTTCGCGGAGGTCTTCGCCGGTCGCACCCGCGACGAGTGGACCACCGTGTTCGAGGGCACCGACGCCTGCGTGGCGCCGGTGCTGTCGCTCGCCGAGGCACAGCGCCATCCGCACCTGGTGGCGCGCGCGACGTTCGAGGAGCACTTCGGCCTTCGGCAGCCCGCGGTGGCGCCCCGCCTGTCGCGGACACCGGGGGTGATCGGCGGCAGCCCGCCCGTGCCGGGCGCGGACACCGAGACCGTGCTCACCGAATGGGGCCTTGCCGCACACCTGCGGCAGTGGCTGGACAACGGCGCCGTCAGCCAGACACAGGGAGCCCGCTGA